The Pseudomonas protegens genome contains the following window.
ATCAGAAGGACAGTGAAGATCCTCATGTGAGAGCCTTTCTGCGTATCGTGAGCCGTTCAGGCACCGGGCTGCGGGAGGTTGTAGAGGGTTGGGGCGTTCACTATCTGGTGGACGCTCAGGTGATCACGCCTTACGCGATCAAGCTGGCTCAAGTCACCGGGCTGAACGCTGACTCAATCAAGCTGCTTGATGTGGATGACTACGAGCCTAAGCATCCGCTCACTGGGCGTCCTTGCCTCCGGTACTGGAAAGAGCGTTCTGACGGTGAAAAGCTGATGCATCTCGATATTTTCGAAGCTGACATCACCTGGCTCACCACGTCTCAATCGTATGCTGTCGCTCAGATTTTTGAAGACATCAAGGCACTGACAGCCAAAATCCGCGTATCTGCACCCCCAGTTATGCGAGATAAGCTATTCATCTGGCAATCCAGTGCTCGGAAAAGCTTCATGGAAATCAAGTCCTTCGCCACTGGGAAGGACGGCGCACTAGGGGTTGCCTTTGCTGCTTACGGTAAGCGTAAAGGCTTCGTGGACAGCAATGGCCAGCCCTTGAACCTCACTCCTGCCAGGTTGCGCCCCAGCTTCATCAGCGAGCTTGTGGAGCGTGACGTCCCCGTCCGTGAGATTCAGTTGATTCTTGGCCACAAGCATATTGAAACCACACTGGCCTACCTAGATCGTATGGACTTCAACTACATCGCACGCTCCAAGCTGGATGTGGCTCTCAGGGAGCTTCATGAGTCAGCAGCCGAGTTGGCTGATAGCCTCTCGAACAGCGAGGCTGAAGCCAACCTCATTGATGTCGTTAATCTCGATGGGCCACAGGTTGTTTTCAAAACTCCTCTAGCGAGCTGCCGTAACATTTTCAACCCACCGGAGTTCATCAAGAAGCTGAGCTCCTACGTGCCCGGCAGCCCTTGTGCGTTGTACAACATGTGCCTGGGATGCGAGAACGTTTTGCTCACTGCGTCGAACCTGCCAGAGCTGTTCGCGATGGAGCGGGACTACCTCACGCTCAAGGAGGTTTCTCGCATCATGGATACGCCGTATGGACGCGTAGTACGCGAAAACTTGGCGTTGCTGGATGGCATTCTGCACTCAAAATCTGATTTCACGCCTGAAGAGTTGGCCGAGGGCCGTCGTCTTTCGGAGTTCGTTGATACGACTGTGCTGGTGGATGGGGTGGCGATGTGATGATGGAGCAGATTAATTTTTCTACCCTTTTGAGGTTCTCAAGTTTTCGCTCGAGCCTGTCGCTGCTGCAAGGCCAGCTTTCTGCTATTGAAGCAGAGAGCGACCAGCAGGAAGCCTGGGCTTTCCTGTCCTACCTCAATAACTTGCAGGTATCTCAGAGCTCTGCATTCGTGGACGGGGTTTGGGACTTCAATGCGGATTACCCAAATGCCTCGCGCTACATTCGTGGGGCTAAACTTCGCATCGATTTCACGAAGTATTCCAACATTCCAGAGCTGGCGATTCTCGAGCTCAAAGCTGCATTCATGATCATCCTCAAGGCCCTGAGCGGGATTCCAGCGGATGGGAAATCCACCAGAGTCAGCAAGAAACCGCTTAAGCCCAATTCGCTGATCAGTGACTATGAGAACGGGCTTCGGTTTTTGGATAAGGTTTATGCCGTCGCGGCTATTGAGCTTGGAAAGGAGCACGTGGATCGTGAGCTGATCTCAATTCAATGCTTGCCTGCGCATTTCTATGCAGCAGCTGCCGAAGATTATGACTACGTATACGACGAATACACTGAGAAGCTGTTCAAGCACCTCAAGTCTGGCTACCTGCAAGCGAACGTGTTCGGTGCGAGCCTGCCATTCGTCGACTTTTCCAAGCTGAAATGGAAAGTCCTGGGTGGTAAAAATCGGCCTGCAAAGGATGCTGAGAAAAAGTCGCAAATTTTACCAAACAGCGTCTTCGAAATTTCTTCCCAGATGGCCTCGCTGTCGATTGTCGATTTTTTGGATGCGATGGGAGAAGAGGTTATCGATGTTGCTAGCCTGACGCGTCGTAACGCTAAGGAATACTTTCCTTCGCAACAGAGTGGGTTGAATCCGCTCAAATTCAACTTGTATGTGTACAAGCGGCTTTCTAACAAGGGTTTCTCTTTTGATGAGGTCGCTAAAGTTCTGGGCAGCGATGTCATGAACTCTAGCAGGCTGTTTTCTGTAATAGCACCTTGGGCTGTTAAGCAATATGCGAAAGACACCGGGTCGGCTCTCGATGATCAATTCAGGCTTTATCTGAATTTTGTTAACTATTCATGTCTCTACATTATTGGTCAATATACCGGGATGCGTCCTTCAGAATATGCAGAGCTGCTCGCAAGCTCGAGCCTCCGACCTGATGGGCGCTATTGGGTTTTGGCAAGTAATGTGAGCAAGCATCAAGATAACCTTGCTGAGTTGTTTGATGATTTCTGGCTCGCGATTCCCATTGTTCGCGACGCTGTTCGGGTGTGCCAGCTGATCAGCAAATACAAGAACAACGACTATATCTTTTCGAACGTTGATACCGTTGCTTTTGGAGAGCAAGGGAAACCATTTGCTGCCGGTTCAACCAAAGCCACGCTGGAGAAATTTTTCGAGCGTGTCTTGCCACCCGAGACGTTTGAGAATCTGGACTTCCACGCCTACATGATGCGTCATACCTTGGCCTACCAACTGCATCGTGCCGACTTGGGACTGCCGTTTATCTCTCACCAGCTAAAGCACTTTGGTGAGATTGTGGGTGTGGGGCATTCTGATCGTGGGTTTAGCAAGACCACCCTGCTGTACGGCGAAATCGCCGACAGGATTTCCAAGGGGGCTGGTGCCCGGAAGGCGGAAGGGAGGTCGCTTCGTCAGGAAGCGGAGCTTGAGAGCATTCATCAGCGGTTCGACCCTGACGGTAGCTATGCAGGTGTGAACGCCGAGGCTCACAAGGAGAGTCTTAGGAAGGTTTTCCGGGGTTACATGGCCTCTGGGCATACTAAGGAGGACATTTTCGAGGCCATGCTCGACCAGCACATTGCGGTTATCAACGTGGGCTCTGGCTTCTGTTACGGTGGAGGTGTGGATGAGTTTGACAGTTCGCTGCCATGCATTGGAGGGCTGCGCTGCAACCCCAACCGTTGCCAGAATGCCATCGTCAGCAAAGCTAACGCTCCGGCTTGGCGAGAAGTGTATTACCAAAACAAGGCGATGCTTGGTAACCCAGCCTACGCACACACCCATGCGCAGAACAAAGCGGCGATGGAGGAAGCTTACGGCGTCCTTCAGCTGCTGGAAGAGGAGCTCTGAAATGAGTGATCCACGTGCATTCGATCAGAAGAACAAGGAAGATTTTGATCAGTACACAGAGTTGTTGACTCGGGCACTCTTTGATATCGGTGCGAACGAATCTCTGAAGGCAACTGTTGCCGAACTTAGCCGTATTACCGGTATGCATCGAAATACCATCCGGCAACGTGTTTGGCCTTTAGAGCGCCTTGAGACTATCAAGGAAAATCGCCGTATCGAAGTTTTGCGTAGGCAGGTTTCTAATAAGAAGCCAGTTGATCCTATGGTGGTTTTGACTGAGAAGTTAGAGTCAGCTCGGATTGAAGTGCTTCATTGGTTTACTGAGGCTAAATTAGCGTATGACGTTGCTCAGACCAACGAGAACAAGTATCAAAGTATGGTAAGTTCGAGAGATACCTATATGAGCCTTTTGGCGGATGCCAATAAACGGCTCTTGGAGTCTCAGAAAGAAATTGATAAACTTAAGCAAGTTATCAGTATCCTGGAAGCTGCCCAGGTGGAGAAAAGTTCATGAAAAGCTATCTGGATCTACTGGGTGATGTTCTCGAAAATGGTGCTCAGAAAGGTGATCGTACTGGTACGGGCACAATAAGTGTATTTGGCAGGCAGTTCCGTCATGACCTGTCAAAAGGCTTTCCTTTGCTCACAACAAAGAAGTTGCACTTCAAAAGCATTGTTAATGAGCTCATTTGGTTTCTTGGCGGTGATACCAACGTTAAGTGGCTTAATGAGAATGGCGTCAAGATTTGGAACGAGTGGGCTACTGAAGACGGTGACCTCGGGCCAGTGTACGGTAAGCAGTGGACTGCCTGGCCAACCAAGGATGGCGGCACAATCAACCAGATTGACTACGTCGTTAACGCGCTGAAGACCAATCCCAACAGCCGGCGAATCCTGTTCCATGGTTGGAACGTAGAGTATCTGCCGGACGAGAAGGTGAGCCCTCAGGAAAATGCCCGTCAAGGCAAGATGGCGCTGCCTCCGTGTCACCTGCTGTACCAGTTCTATGTTGTGGACAACAAGCTGTCGGCGCACCTCTTCATCAGGTCGTCCGACACCTTCTTGGGGCTCCCATACAACACGGCATCCCTGGCGTGCCTGACTCACATGCTCGCCCAGCAGTGTGATCTCGACGTGGGTGAGATCGTTATCTCGCTCAGCGATGTACACATCTACTCCAACCATATGGAGCAGGTGAAGACCCAGATCGCTCGTGAGCCACGTCAGTTGCCTGAGCTGAAGCTGCTTCGTAAGCCTGCTTCCATCTACGACTACAAGTTCGAAGATTTCGAGGTTGTGGGCTACGATCCGCACCCGCATATCTCTGCACCTGTATCGATTTGATATTCAGCGGCATCGAGTGATGAGACCGGCCTTAGGGCCGGTTTTTCCTTTTCTGCACATGGAGAAATGCGGCGCAATATCCAAGCTCTGATCATGCTTTCTGGGGGCTGATTACCCTGTGCTTTCAGTTAGGGCGTTCCCCTGCGGGTAGTGGCTGTCGTGTACCGAGCCTTGGCGCTGCCGAGGTCTCGGCCCTTCGGGCTTCCATCCTCACGCCTTTGGCCCTGCGGGCCGGCGCGCTCCGCTTGCTTGGGTGGATCAGTTCCAGTCGACTGTTTACTGTGAGTTCAGCGGTTCTCGATATCAAGACGGGATGGACTGAGAGTCCTGGACAGGTTGACCGAGATGAGTGCGAGGCTTGGATGCCTGGAGAGGACGTCATATCAGCTCTCAGGGATCCACTGCCTCTTTTGGCGTTAACAGGCGGGCGTGCCCGTAGGGAGCGAACGTCCTAGGCCTAGCAACTGCGTACCTCTGACTAAGCGGGTTCCTATATACCCATTTTCCGGGGCAGGGCCAATTCCTCTGGGGCTTCGCCTTCTTTGAATCCAATCAGATAAAGCACGTCTCCAACTGGGAGTGCTTCCTGCGGCGAATCCGAGGTCGTGTTTTGTATCACCGGGCAGGTTGCATAGCGCAGATCAACGCCCTGTTTGTTCAGGCGTTCGATCATGGCCTGGAGTTCTTCAAAAACCTCCAAGCGCGCTGTGCTGGAATAGAGCTCGGCGCAGTCGCGATACTCCCGTAGGTAATCAGTGAGCTCCGCGAATGCCAGTGCCTGGTCTCTGGATGGCTCGAAGGCGGGCTCGATGTAATCGCCGATGCTTTCAGCTGCGAGCTTGGCCAAGCCCCTGCCTGATTCGAGCTTCAGTGCCTTCGTCATGACATACCTCAGATCGAACTGCTCACGAGCAGCGCGCAGCTGCTCCTCGGTTGGAATCTCCATCGGTTTAGTGAATGCGTCGATGTCCTGGAACTCAAAGGCAGAGGCTAGAGAGCGAAGCGTGTTTAGGCTGGCACCAGCCCCTGCTTCAACCCGCTGGATTGTTCTAGGGGTCGTCTTGGCGAGCTCGGCGAGAGTCTCCTGAGACCACTGGCGGAGTTCGCGCAGATATCTGATTACGTGGCCCAGTTCACCTTTGTTCAGTACGCGGGTTTCAACGTTGTCGAAGCTGCTCATGTCGTGTCCCCAATTTCAGTGGCTGTTCGGATGGGTCAAGTATGAGTCGGGGGAGATTCGGGGGACACGACACGAACCTGACAGTGTGATTGTTGCCAGCACTTTAGGTCTGATGAGTGCAATCAGGCCGAGGATAGCCCATATGCGCTTGTACAGCGGGATCACGTTCCCGACCGACAACCCGTGGCGCCTGGGTGCAGCTTCAGACGCCGCCGTTTCGAACCGCGAGAATTGGGTGGTAGCCTACCAGGTGCCTTAGCTACCGTCCGTGTCATCGGAGCACCACATGATCAACCTCCATCGCTTAATTAACAGGCTGTTTCCCGACCGCCGTCCCGATTGGGAGCAGAGGCGTGAACGTGAGTTCATCCTGGCTGCGAACTCTTTGAAGACCCTTTTGGTGACTGACCGGGGTGGCATGTCCATCGATCCCGAAGAGATTCGAGACCAGATCATTGCCTCACGTGAACAACTTAAGCAGCTCGCTCACAAACCTGGCGCACCTAGCAGACCGTTAAATATATCGGCAGACCTCAAGGTGGCTCAGCAAACGAGTGACGTCGTAAAGGCTTCTATGCAGCCACAGGACTGCATTGAGATGGTGGCTTGGCGCAGGCTGCCAAGTGGAGCTGCTGCGCGCTACATGTGCCTCCAGTCTACGACTACGGGGAGATTCGCGGTTGCGACAGCCAGGCTTTTCTCGGGGAGCGAGCAGAGCCTCCCGTCGTGGATGGAGGCCAATGAAGTCATGCAGGTTGCCAATGCCATTCAGAACCCCGAGCTCCGGTGGTTTACGACCTTAGGTGACGCCATGGATGCTTGGGATGCAGAGCTCTGATGGCCGTAAGGGTTGCCTTCCCTGAGTCTGACAAAACCAATGTTCTCAATGCCCTCCTGGCGGAGGATAATGACCGTGTGCAGTTAGCCACTGGTTGACTGCGCAAGCACTAGGGCAGAGCCCTATCAATGACAAAGGGAGATCCGATTTGATCAAACGGTGTGTAGCGGGAATGGTCGCGATGTTGATGTGTGGTGCGGTATGGGCAGCGAGCGATGCGGATGAGGCGGCGGCACTGGCAAGCCTGAACGAGGTGCAGAAGCTATACGAGAATCGTCCTCAGGGCACGCATAATCAGGCCGGCACGCGAACCCTCTCGAAGCAGGACATCAATGACTGCGTGATTCAGATGGCCGAAGCGAAAAGCAAGCTCGATGATGTGAAGAAGCAATACGGCTCGACCAAAGCCTACCAGTCCATGCAGACACGTATGCTGACTGGGCAGGTACGAGGCCGGCTGAGCACCTGCAAGCAGACCAAGGACACATTGGGATACTGACGGCGGATCTCCTTCTGGGGCGCGGCCATGAGTTTCTATGGCCTGATCGACGGCTTTTCGTGATAAAGGTTATGGTGATATCCCGCCAGAGGGGATGAATCCCCATAACATCTCTGGACAGATTTTTGCTATCCGCCACCAAGCCTTTCGCGAGCGCGGCATACAGCGTAAGGCTATAGATGTTGGCGTATTATAGGGATGGCTCCTGAAACGGCAGAAAATCAAGGAAGGGATGGAAGCTTAATTGCATCAAAACGATCAGACGGCTTTGCGCGCATTAGAACAGAACGTCATCTTACGTTTCTCGGCAGCGCTACGTCAGCGATTCTCAAACACCACACCAGACAAAAGCTCAGCCGGTTTTGCTGACACAACTCTGGGATCACAGGATAAAATATTTGCCGATTACTTGATCGCGGCCAATGCACGGTTTGCGCTGGTCGAGTTCAAAGCATCATTTTTAGATATCCGCTCCGAGGCAAAGAAACCCTTGCGGCGCTCTCTTTTTGATCACTTAACGGTGCGGGATGACCTGCTAAGGCGCTGCTTGGACTTTCACTACATCTGCTGGGGGGCAACTAGCTACCTTCCAACCTCAGGTAGCCAAGAGGGATTTATTGAGGAGTGCGAGTTCTTGAATCATTACGCGCTGCAGGTCGCCCCATTCATGGTCACAAAACCTCGCCTCAGAAAAGTCGCTGACTTTTCAACGACGTCTTTTCTGGATGGCTTCTTAGGCGCCCGCTTAGTCGGCGGCACTGTCCATCGATTCAAAACCTATGTGAACGAGCTCGCGGCGATTGCAGGAGGTACTCAAGGAGACGCCACAACCCTCGAGGGTATGGTGTTTGCTTTTGTACCAGGTGATGAAAACAGGCCGGGGCGGTATGCACATGGACGGTTTCGCGGACTTGATCATCTAGCCTTGCTGCTAGCGGCTAAGCCCGACAGATTGGAATATGACCGACGCCCAGGATACGAGCCTAAACCAGAGCCGGAGCACGACCATCTCCAGAGACCGAGTCGAGGCATGCAGATGTAGCATGCGGTACTACCTAGTAACCGCACCTGGCTGGCGCTGGATAATTTCGACGATCTTTTTTCTCTCGTCAGCCTTAGCATTACCCCATAGCAAATCGAAACGCGCTGCACTGAGTCTCACCTCTGCTTCAAGACCAGAATCCCCTCTATTGCTGGCGTACAAGGCTGCGGACACACCAAGGGCGGCTATGACGAGAAAACCTGCTGACAGATAGTAAATCGACCCCCTTGCTTGGCGTGCGGATTGTCCAATTTGCTCAGCAGCATTAGCGTTCTGCTGAGCTGAGCGACCTACAGCGGCGACGACCGATTTGATCGAGTCCTCAACACCCTTGAAGGCTGCGGAATGTGCTTGTCTCGCTGCATGAACGGCGACTTCGTCTGCTTTTGACCAAGCCATTTCGGCATTTTTTACTTGCTGCGCGATCTGCATACCGACCGCTTCAACATGCTCCGTGTACTTGGCTGAACTTTCGAGCACTGCTGTGGCTGCACGGGTTTGGCTCGTTAGCCGATCCACT
Protein-coding sequences here:
- a CDS encoding tyrosine-type recombinase/integrase; this translates as MNVSERAVESGKIFRWLKALEENPLQYYQVELSDNSSGTYAPLMLSESYIAGKDLDPSIKMFELAEQKLILNMLIDGVIHQGETAAGCNWRLKLLGWYKSLSHEEKLALPIFGNKLSLSKAVEPIPGLESIKHGYSRYEGVRLACQEINLDLQSLGVASADYMTVKERVESKEEFVPQENALVDFKRLQMLDFATLDGLEKSSEGRPFNDLKHAFATASLGTTSDSGASNYHEGFKWFTRLLAGQGFSGLEPLTEVLDPFSLPLFRSYLERHIVEGTLSPITATTLVSAVRSTLTTIKNIKGYAGSDFINCQGFDADRVTDAYRPYSSAERVRISTSVNEDIEHYNTLAQPYQRSGIGEDPIDAKGSLKPGCNTLENARWIFENKLGCAHVGHDQKDSEDPHVRAFLRIVSRSGTGLREVVEGWGVHYLVDAQVITPYAIKLAQVTGLNADSIKLLDVDDYEPKHPLTGRPCLRYWKERSDGEKLMHLDIFEADITWLTTSQSYAVAQIFEDIKALTAKIRVSAPPVMRDKLFIWQSSARKSFMEIKSFATGKDGALGVAFAAYGKRKGFVDSNGQPLNLTPARLRPSFISELVERDVPVREIQLILGHKHIETTLAYLDRMDFNYIARSKLDVALRELHESAAELADSLSNSEAEANLIDVVNLDGPQVVFKTPLASCRNIFNPPEFIKKLSSYVPGSPCALYNMCLGCENVLLTASNLPELFAMERDYLTLKEVSRIMDTPYGRVVRENLALLDGILHSKSDFTPEELAEGRRLSEFVDTTVLVDGVAM
- a CDS encoding site-specific integrase; translated protein: MMEQINFSTLLRFSSFRSSLSLLQGQLSAIEAESDQQEAWAFLSYLNNLQVSQSSAFVDGVWDFNADYPNASRYIRGAKLRIDFTKYSNIPELAILELKAAFMIILKALSGIPADGKSTRVSKKPLKPNSLISDYENGLRFLDKVYAVAAIELGKEHVDRELISIQCLPAHFYAAAAEDYDYVYDEYTEKLFKHLKSGYLQANVFGASLPFVDFSKLKWKVLGGKNRPAKDAEKKSQILPNSVFEISSQMASLSIVDFLDAMGEEVIDVASLTRRNAKEYFPSQQSGLNPLKFNLYVYKRLSNKGFSFDEVAKVLGSDVMNSSRLFSVIAPWAVKQYAKDTGSALDDQFRLYLNFVNYSCLYIIGQYTGMRPSEYAELLASSSLRPDGRYWVLASNVSKHQDNLAELFDDFWLAIPIVRDAVRVCQLISKYKNNDYIFSNVDTVAFGEQGKPFAAGSTKATLEKFFERVLPPETFENLDFHAYMMRHTLAYQLHRADLGLPFISHQLKHFGEIVGVGHSDRGFSKTTLLYGEIADRISKGAGARKAEGRSLRQEAELESIHQRFDPDGSYAGVNAEAHKESLRKVFRGYMASGHTKEDIFEAMLDQHIAVINVGSGFCYGGGVDEFDSSLPCIGGLRCNPNRCQNAIVSKANAPAWREVYYQNKAMLGNPAYAHTHAQNKAAMEEAYGVLQLLEEEL
- a CDS encoding thymidylate synthase is translated as MKSYLDLLGDVLENGAQKGDRTGTGTISVFGRQFRHDLSKGFPLLTTKKLHFKSIVNELIWFLGGDTNVKWLNENGVKIWNEWATEDGDLGPVYGKQWTAWPTKDGGTINQIDYVVNALKTNPNSRRILFHGWNVEYLPDEKVSPQENARQGKMALPPCHLLYQFYVVDNKLSAHLFIRSSDTFLGLPYNTASLACLTHMLAQQCDLDVGEIVISLSDVHIYSNHMEQVKTQIAREPRQLPELKLLRKPASIYDYKFEDFEVVGYDPHPHISAPVSI
- a CDS encoding helix-turn-helix domain-containing protein, whose protein sequence is MSSFDNVETRVLNKGELGHVIRYLRELRQWSQETLAELAKTTPRTIQRVEAGAGASLNTLRSLASAFEFQDIDAFTKPMEIPTEEQLRAAREQFDLRYVMTKALKLESGRGLAKLAAESIGDYIEPAFEPSRDQALAFAELTDYLREYRDCAELYSSTARLEVFEELQAMIERLNKQGVDLRYATCPVIQNTTSDSPQEALPVGDVLYLIGFKEGEAPEELALPRKMGI